A genomic region of Rhipicephalus sanguineus isolate Rsan-2018 chromosome 3, BIME_Rsan_1.4, whole genome shotgun sequence contains the following coding sequences:
- the LOC125757925 gene encoding uncharacterized protein LOC125757925, translating into MTTRPRRVDALLAEALESSGTRVHGGGGDNNPSAGMQLLLRLRLMFAESAIPGLRVILGLSHPVRRLAWTAALAALVCIGLNDLYIVFREYFEYADTVDVMWARSPEGMALPAVTVCNVNQVRVDDIVGRDVRSSDVTQLDLT; encoded by the exons ATGACCACTCGACCACGGCGGGTGGATGCACTGCTGGCTGAGGCCCTCGAGTCCTCGGGCACCCGAGTACACGGCGGTGGCGGCGACAACAATCCGAGCGCAGGCATGCAGCTGCTGCTTCGGCTGCGGCTTATGTTCGCCGAGTCGGCCATTCCCGGCCTTCGCGTCATCCTCGGCCTGTCTCACCCGGTGCGACGGCTCGCCTGGACGGCAGCCCTTGCGGCGCTCGTGTGCATAGGCCTCAACGACCTCTACATCGTGTTCAG GGAGTACTTCGAGTATGCCGACACGGTCGACGTCATGTGGGCTAGATCACCCGAAGGAATGGCGCTGCCAGCCGTTACGGTCTGCAACGTGAATCAGGTGCGTGTAGATGACATTGTTGGTAGAGACGTAAGGTCGAGTGACGTCACGCAACTTGACCTTACATAG